The Arachis duranensis cultivar V14167 chromosome 2, aradu.V14167.gnm2.J7QH, whole genome shotgun sequence genome has a window encoding:
- the LOC107475712 gene encoding pectinesterase 2 — MEAIRLVITLVSLSFLLQTFVNGYSSNDIKHWCSQTPNPQPCEYFLSNNPNHQNKPINHKSDFLKLSLQLAQERALIGHANTVSLGTKCRNQLERVAWNDCVDLYQQTIHKLNKTLDPNTKCSQVDAQTWLSTALTNLETCKAGFYELGVQDYVLPLMSNNVTQLLSNTLALNNNGESHQEPSYKNGFPTWVKPGDRKLLQASSPASQANVVVAKDGSGKYTTVMAAINGAPKSNSGRYVIYVKGGIYNEQVEIKANNIMLVGDGIGKTIITGTQSVGGGTTTFRSATVAVTGDGFIAQGITFRNTAGAGNHQAVALRSGSDLSVFYQCSFEGYQDTLYAYSDRQFYRECDIYGTVDFIFGNAAVVFQNCNIYARNPPNKINTITANGRTDPNQNTGISILNCVVTAASDLKAVQSSVKTYLGRPWKEYSRTVFMKSSLDSLIDPAGWLEWNGNFALSTLYYGEYMNTGLGSSTANRVKWGGYHVITNAAEASKFSVANFIAGNSWLPSTRVPFTSNL; from the exons atggaAGCTATTCGCTTAGTCATAACACTTGTATCATTATCCTTTCTTCTTCAAACCTTTGTTAATGGATATTCTTCAAATGATATTAAACACTGGTGTAGCCAAACACCAAATCCTCAACCATGTGAGTATTTCTTGAGCAATAACCCTAATCACCAAAACAAACCCATCAACCATAAATCTGATTTTCTCAAGCTTTCATTGCAACTTGCCCAAGAAAGAGCACTCATAGGCCATGCAAACACTGTTTCACTTGGCACAAAGTGCCGTAACCAACTTGAAAGAGTTGCATGGAATGATTGTGTTGACCTCTATCAACAAACCATTCATAAACTCAACAAAACCCTAGACCCTAACACCAAATGCTCCCAAGTTGATGCTCAAACATGGCTTAGCACTGCTCTCACAAACCTTGAGACATGCAAAGCTGGCTTCTATGAACTTGGTGTTCAAGACTATGTCCTTCCTCTAATGTCCAACAATGTTACTCAGTTGCTAAGTAACACTTTGGCTCTTAACAACAATGGTGAATCTCATCAAGAGCCAAGTTACAAAAATGGATTCCCAACATGGGTCAAGCCAGGTGATAGAAAGTTGTTGCAAGCATCTTCTCCGGCATCTCAAGCGAATGTAGTGGTGGCCAAAGACGGATCCGGAAAATACACAACAGTTATGGCAGCCATAAACGGAGCACCAAAGAGTAACAGTGGAAGGTATGTGATATATGTGAAGGGTGGGATATACAACGAGCAAGTAGAGATAAAGGCAAATAACATAATGTTGGTGGGAGATGGTATTGGAAAAACCATAATCACCGGCACCCAAAGTGTTGGAGGAGGCACCACAACTTTCCGATCCGCCACTGTTG CTGTTACTGGAGATGGATTTATTGCTCAAGGAATCACATTTAGAAACACAGCAGGTGCAGGAAATCATCAAGCTGTTGCATTGCGTTCTGGATCTGACTTATCAGTTTTCTATCAATGCAGTTTCGAAGGTTATCAAGATACATTATATGCTTACTCTGACAGACAATTCTACAGAGAATGTGACATTTATGGCACTGTTGACTTTATCTTTGGTAACGCTGCTGTTGTCTTCCAAAACTGTAACATATATGCAAGAAACCCTCCAAACAAAATCAACACCATCACTGCAAATGGCAGAACTGATCCAAACCAAAACACTGGTATTTCCATTCTCAATTGTGTGGTTACAGCTGCATCAGATTTGAAAGCAGTGCAAAGCTCAGTGAAGACATATCTTGGAAGGCCTTGGAAGGAATACTCAAGAACTGTGTTCATGAAGAGTTCTCTTGACAGCTTGATTGATCCAGCAGGTTGGTTGGAATGGAATGGTAACTTTGCATTAAGCACGTTGTATTATGGAGAGTACATGAACACTGGACTTGGATCTTCAACTGCAAACAGAGTTAAATGGGGAGGTTATCATGTTATTACCAATGCTGCTGAAGCTTCAAAATTCAGTGTTGCAAATTTCATTGCTGGAAACTCATGGCTACCTTCCACACGTGTGCCTTTTACATCCAATCTTTAA